The proteins below come from a single Alnus glutinosa chromosome 9, dhAlnGlut1.1, whole genome shotgun sequence genomic window:
- the LOC133877064 gene encoding probable serine/threonine-protein kinase PBL10 codes for MGVCLSARIKAESPCNTGANSKYVSTDGNDFSSTSSKVSSVSTPLTPRSEGEILQSSNVKSFSYAELKMATRNFRPDSVLGEGGFGSVFKGWIDEHTFAAAKPGTGMVIAVKRLNQESFQGHREWLAEVNYLGQLYHPHLVKLIGYCLEDEHRLLVYEFMPRGSLENHLFRRGSYFQPLSWKLRLKVALGAAKGLAFLHSAETKVIYRDFKTSNILLDSSYNAKLSDFGLAKDGPTGDKSHVSTRVMGTYGYAAPEYLATGHLTTRSDVYSFGVVLLEMLSGRRAVDKNRPSGEHNLVEWAKPNLANKRKIFRILDNRLEGQYTMDVASKAATLSLRCLSVEAKFRPTMDEVVTALEQLQESRETGGTEKNLSNGPRTRRRSADDTHQERKPAAYPRPSASPLYA; via the exons ATGGGGGTTTGCTTGAGTGCCCGAATTAAAGCTGAGAGCCCATGTAACACAG GGGCAAATTCGAAATATGTTAGCACAGATGGAAATGATTTTAGCAGTACGAGTAGCAAGGTCTCATCAGTTTCAACGCCTTTGACTCCTCGAAGTGAGGGTGAGATCTTGCAGTCCTCCAATGTGAAGAGCTTTAGTTATGCTGAACTGAAAATGGCCACCAGGAATTTCCGTCCTGATAGTGTGTTAGGAGAAGGTGGTTTCGGCTCAGTTTTTAAGGGGTGGATTGATGAGCATACATTTGCTGCTGCCAAGCCTGGGACTGGCATGGTTATAGCTGTGAAAAGGCTTAATCAAGAAAGTTTTCAAGGTCACAGGGAGTGGTTG GCGGAAGTTAATTATCTGGGACAGCTTTATCATCCTCATCTTGTGAAATTGATTGGCTATTGCTTAGAGGATGAACATCGACTACTGGTGTATGAGTTCATGCCCCGAGGCAGCTTGGAAAATCATTTATTCAGGA GGGGTTCTTATTTCCAGCCTCTTTCTTGGAAACTCCGTCTGAAGGTTGCCCTTGGTGCTGCAAAGGGGCTTGCCTTTCTTCATAGTGCTGAAACAAAAGTGATATATCGTGACTTCAAGACTTCTAATATTCTGCTTGATTCG AGCTACAATGCAAAGCTCTCTGATTTTGGGTTGGCCAAGGATGGGCCGACAGGTGATAAAAGTCATGTCTCTACCAGGGTTATGGGGACATACGGATATGCAGCTCCCGAGTATCTAGCCACAG GTCATCTTACTACCAGAAGTGATGTCTATAGTTTTGGGGTTGTCCTACTAGAAATGTTGTCGGGCCGGAGAGCAGTTGATAAGAATCGACCGTCTGGAGAGCACAATCTGGTAGAATGGGCTAAACCCAACCTTGCAAACAAACGTAAGATCTTCCGAATCCTAGACAACCGTCTTGAAGGCCAATATACAATGGATGTTGCCTCTAAGGCAGCGACCCTTTCATTGCGATGCCTATCCGTGGAAGCCAAGTTCAGGCCGACAATGGATGAGGTTGTAACAGCATTGGAGCAGCTCCAGGAATCAAGGGAGACTGGTGGTACGGAGAAAAATTTGAGTAACGGACCCAGGACTCGAAGACGAAGCGCAGATGATACTCACCAGGAAAGGAAACCTGCTGCTTACCCTCGGCCCTCCGCTTCTCCTCTTTATGCTTGA